Proteins from a genomic interval of Capsicum annuum cultivar UCD-10X-F1 chromosome 4, UCD10Xv1.1, whole genome shotgun sequence:
- the LOC107868365 gene encoding GDSL esterase/lipase At5g45910, which yields MNFFDENSDSIAATYTLFIAEAYGLPLLPPYLALKKGIKAENGVNFATAGATAISAEYFYSKNITILWTNVSLTHQLGWFQQVKANICAIRKDCREYLKKSLFIVGEIGGNDYNYPYFVGGSIKQLKALVPAVVETIIEATSVLIEEGAVELIVPGNLPIGCSAVYLTLFGTPNKDAYDKNGCLKAYNAFSKYHNAKLKLAIEDLRKEYPQAKIIYADYYGAAKRFYHAPKHYGFSNTLVACCGGGGPYNFNNSARCGHIGYKACLDASKFTNWDGIHLTEAAYYHIAKGLLNGPFTSPPLTFPPIKQI from the exons atgaattttttcgatgaaaattctgactccatcGCTGCTACTTATACTCTATTTATAGCTGAGGCTTATGGATTGCCATTGCTTCCACCCTATTTGGCACTGAAAAAGGGCATAAAAGCTGAAAATGGAGTGAATTTTGCTACTGCTGGAGCTACTGCTATTTCTGCTGaatatttttatagtaaaaaTATTACAATTTTATGGACAAATGTTTCTTTAACTCACCAATTGGGATGGTTCCAACAAGTGAAGGCTAATATTTGTGCCATCAGAAAAG ATTGTAGAGAATACTTGAAAAAATCACTTTTTATAGTTGGAGAAATTGGAGGAAATGACTATAACTACCCCTACTTTGTTGGTGGAAGCATTAAACAACTTAAAGCTCTTGTACCAGCAGTAGTTGAAACCATTATTGAAGCAACAAGT GTATTGATAGAAGAAGGAGCAGTTGAACTAATAGTGCCTGGGAATTTGCCAATTGGTTGCTCAGCAGTGTACTTGACCTTATTTGGTACTCCAAATAAAGATGCATATGACAAAAATGGATGTTTAAAAGCCTACAATGCATTCTCAAAATATCACAATGCTAAACTAAAATTAGCAATTGAGGATTTAAGAAAAGAATATCCTCAAGCAAAGATCATCTATGCTGATTATTATGGAGCTGCCAAGAGATTTTATCATGCCCCAAAGCATTATG GATTTTCAAATACATTAGTAGCATGTTGTGGAGGTGGAGGACCATACAACTTCAACAATTCAGCCAGATGTGGTCATATTGGCTATAAGGCATGTTTGGACGCTTCAAAATTTACAAATTGGGATGGAATTCACTTAACAGAGGCAGCTTATTACCACATTGCCAAAGGATTGCTTAATGGCCCATTCACTTCACCACCTCTCACATTTCCTCCCATCAAACAAATTTAG